The Lysobacter gummosus genome includes a region encoding these proteins:
- a CDS encoding energy transducer TonB, producing the protein MTQDLELQVRNDDDREGLNWARIAGISCAIAVHAAALLLLLAPMTPPAQQQEKEEVTMVNIIKPPPPPPPPPPPPPEPPKELKQPPKELSPPRPTPTPPPPEQPPVENLDPSPIDPPAPPPAPPAPPTAASDIGSSVDPSSRRLNPPKYPPTEARQGVGGTVVLVISIDGQGNVLDVQVEKSSRNRNLDRAAMDAARKWRFNPEMRNGQPVASRVRVPVDFVPPT; encoded by the coding sequence ATGACGCAAGACCTCGAACTCCAAGTTAGGAATGATGACGACCGCGAAGGTTTGAACTGGGCACGTATTGCCGGTATCTCCTGCGCGATCGCCGTGCATGCCGCGGCGCTCCTGCTGTTGCTGGCCCCGATGACACCGCCCGCGCAGCAGCAGGAAAAAGAGGAGGTGACGATGGTCAACATCATCAAGCCGCCGCCGCCGCCCCCGCCGCCGCCGCCGCCGCCGCCGGAACCGCCCAAGGAGCTCAAGCAGCCTCCGAAGGAACTGTCCCCGCCGCGACCGACCCCGACCCCTCCGCCGCCGGAACAACCGCCGGTCGAGAACCTGGATCCGAGCCCGATCGATCCGCCCGCGCCGCCGCCGGCTCCGCCCGCGCCGCCGACGGCCGCCAGCGATATCGGCTCGAGCGTGGACCCGTCCTCGCGTCGTCTGAATCCGCCGAAGTACCCGCCGACCGAAGCCCGTCAGGGCGTGGGCGGTACCGTAGTCCTCGTGATCAGCATCGACGGCCAGGGCAACGTGCTGGACGTGCAGGTCGAGAAGTCCAGCCGTAACCGTAATCTGGACCGAGCGGCCATGGATGCCGCACGCAAGTGGCGCTTCAATCCTGAAATGCGCAACGGTCAGCCGGTCGCAAGTCGCGTCCGCGTGCCCGTGGATTTCGTCCCGCCGACCTGA
- a CDS encoding tetratricopeptide repeat protein yields the protein MNKQPTRRSTLLAAAIGAVVLFGAVPQAAAQQDTERQTEKRENASNLRDNGRANSRRNKSDDGKKVENQYPNATRVAPDAKASSKGGTKLQKMMDAFNKEKPADARAQADAIIADTGLNPYERSFAAQIGFQVAYDADDNKAAMEYLKKAIDINGLDNNSHFDRMFVLAQLQLQEEQYTESLATMDRFLTESKSTKPEHLIVKGNALYRLERHAEAAKVIKAAIDASPEPKAEWQQLLMATYVESNQGAEAAKVAEAIAAKSPNDKRAQMNVAAVYSQSDMLDKAAVVLEKMRAAGQFTEDKDYRQLYSTYLNLDGKEKEAAGVINEGLEKGILKPDYQAYVALAQSYYFSDQAGKSIDAYKKAAPLAPDGETYLNLARVLWQEDRIPEAKEAAQQAISKGVKKPDDAKKILALKGK from the coding sequence ATGAACAAGCAACCCACCCGCCGTAGCACCCTGCTCGCCGCCGCCATCGGCGCGGTGGTGCTGTTCGGCGCTGTTCCCCAGGCCGCCGCTCAGCAGGACACCGAGCGTCAGACCGAGAAGCGCGAGAACGCCAGCAACCTTCGCGACAACGGCCGCGCCAACTCGCGCCGGAACAAGAGCGACGACGGCAAGAAGGTCGAGAACCAGTACCCGAACGCGACCCGCGTCGCGCCGGACGCCAAGGCCTCGTCGAAGGGCGGCACCAAGCTGCAGAAGATGATGGACGCGTTCAACAAGGAAAAGCCCGCCGACGCGCGCGCCCAGGCCGATGCGATCATCGCCGACACCGGGCTGAACCCGTACGAGCGTTCCTTCGCCGCCCAGATCGGCTTCCAGGTCGCCTACGACGCCGACGACAACAAGGCCGCGATGGAGTACCTGAAGAAGGCCATCGACATCAACGGCCTGGACAACAACAGCCATTTCGACCGCATGTTCGTCCTGGCCCAGCTGCAGTTGCAGGAAGAGCAGTACACCGAGTCGCTGGCGACGATGGACCGCTTCCTGACCGAATCCAAGAGCACCAAGCCCGAGCACCTGATCGTCAAGGGCAACGCCCTGTACCGTCTGGAGCGCCACGCGGAGGCCGCCAAGGTCATCAAGGCCGCGATCGACGCCTCGCCCGAGCCCAAGGCCGAGTGGCAGCAGTTGCTGATGGCCACCTACGTGGAAAGCAATCAGGGCGCCGAAGCGGCCAAGGTCGCCGAAGCCATCGCCGCCAAGTCGCCCAACGACAAGCGCGCGCAGATGAACGTCGCCGCGGTCTACTCGCAGTCGGACATGCTCGACAAGGCCGCCGTGGTGCTCGAGAAGATGCGCGCCGCCGGCCAGTTCACCGAAGACAAGGACTACCGCCAGCTCTACTCCACCTATCTGAATCTGGATGGCAAGGAGAAGGAAGCGGCGGGCGTCATCAACGAGGGCCTGGAAAAGGGCATCCTCAAGCCGGACTACCAGGCCTACGTGGCGCTGGCGCAGTCCTATTACTTCTCCGATCAGGCTGGCAAGTCGATCGATGCGTACAAGAAAGCGGCTCCGCTCGCACCAGACGGTGAGACGTACCTGAATCTCGCCCGTGTACTGTGGCAGGAAGACCGCATCCCCGAGGCCAAGGAAGCTGCCCAGCAGGCGATCTCAAAGGGCGTTAAGAAGCCCGATGACGCCAAGAAGATTCTCGCGCTGAAAGGCAAGTAA
- the cls gene encoding cardiolipin synthase, which translates to MPEALSQLWQDLIRIPHLSLYLTVGWAVYLVWLGLWIVLQKREPVATISWLVSLAALPYIGFFIYYFFGPQRIHRQRLRRVRARAALPAPPPGLTPSPEAIELARLGQATTGLPPTTATQARLLIDGGAKYASLLADIALAREYIHLEYYIYQPDRTGTALRDALIERARAGVKVLMLLDAVGSGSTSSAFLRPLIEAGAEVSWFHPMKLRWFWRRPWLNLRTHRKIVVIDGKVGYTGGINITDEEDERLRKDAYRDLHLRLEGDVVRELELVFIEDWCYATGQPPIRQIHPAPQQGTIAAQVVSSGPDSGWEAIHRVHVGAIHAARQRVWLVTPYFVPGEAARMALTSAALGGLDVRLLVPKLSDSRLVTYAARSYFDELLEAGVKIHEYGPRMLHTKALLCDDEMAIIGTANFDHRSFRLNFEISVMFYNTTLAGELAALIEQECSWAPRVRIDRERSLWRTRLPEALARLVSPVL; encoded by the coding sequence GTGCCCGAAGCGCTGTCCCAGCTGTGGCAGGACCTGATCCGCATTCCCCACCTCAGCCTGTATCTGACCGTGGGCTGGGCGGTCTATCTGGTCTGGCTGGGCCTGTGGATCGTCCTGCAGAAGCGCGAACCGGTGGCGACCATCAGTTGGCTGGTGAGCCTGGCGGCGCTGCCGTACATCGGCTTCTTCATCTATTACTTCTTCGGCCCGCAGCGCATCCACCGCCAGCGCCTGCGCCGGGTGCGCGCGCGCGCCGCGCTGCCGGCGCCGCCGCCGGGACTGACGCCGTCGCCGGAAGCCATCGAACTGGCCCGGCTCGGCCAGGCCACCACCGGCCTGCCGCCGACCACCGCTACCCAGGCGCGCCTGCTGATCGACGGCGGCGCCAAGTACGCGTCGCTGCTGGCCGACATCGCCCTGGCCCGCGAGTACATCCACCTGGAGTACTACATCTACCAGCCCGATCGCACCGGCACCGCGCTGCGCGATGCGCTGATCGAGCGCGCCCGCGCCGGGGTCAAGGTGCTGATGCTGCTCGACGCGGTCGGTTCGGGCTCGACCTCAAGCGCGTTCCTGCGGCCGCTGATCGAAGCCGGCGCGGAAGTGTCTTGGTTCCATCCGATGAAGCTGCGCTGGTTCTGGCGGCGGCCGTGGTTGAACCTGCGCACGCACCGCAAGATCGTGGTGATCGACGGCAAGGTCGGCTACACCGGCGGCATCAACATCACCGACGAGGAAGACGAACGCCTGCGCAAGGACGCTTACCGCGATCTGCATCTGCGCCTGGAGGGCGACGTGGTGCGCGAGCTGGAACTCGTCTTCATCGAAGACTGGTGCTACGCCACCGGCCAGCCTCCGATCCGGCAGATTCATCCGGCGCCGCAGCAAGGCACGATCGCCGCGCAGGTGGTCAGCTCCGGACCGGATTCGGGCTGGGAAGCGATCCATCGCGTGCACGTCGGCGCCATCCACGCCGCGCGCCAGCGCGTATGGCTGGTCACGCCGTACTTCGTGCCGGGCGAGGCCGCGCGCATGGCGCTGACCTCGGCCGCGCTCGGCGGCCTGGACGTGCGCCTGCTGGTGCCCAAGCTCAGCGACAGCCGCCTGGTCACCTACGCGGCGCGTTCGTACTTCGACGAATTGCTGGAAGCCGGGGTCAAGATCCACGAATACGGCCCACGCATGCTGCATACCAAGGCGCTGCTGTGCGACGACGAGATGGCGATCATCGGCACGGCCAATTTCGATCACCGCAGCTTCCGCCTGAACTTCGAGATCTCGGTGATGTTCTACAACACGACGCTGGCCGGCGAGTTGGCGGCGCTGATCGAACAGGAATGCTCGTGGGCGCCGCGCGTACGCATCGATCGCGAGCGTTCGCTGTGGCGCACCCGCCTGCCCGAGGCGCTGGCGCGGCTGGTGTCGCCGGTGCTTTGA
- a CDS encoding ExbD/TolR family protein has translation MAFSNNSDSGAISDINVTPLVDVLLVLLIIFMVTAPTVSYPIDVNLPQPTLNPPPQTQEPPPPIALRIDATGQVFWNNNPTPLTAIQGMMNETVQRDPTNQPLLEIDTNDDAEYGILAKVLAYAKNADMKKIGFVQK, from the coding sequence ATGGCTTTCAGTAACAACTCCGATAGCGGTGCGATCTCCGACATCAACGTGACCCCGCTGGTCGACGTGCTGTTGGTGCTGCTGATCATCTTCATGGTCACGGCACCGACGGTGTCTTACCCGATCGACGTCAACCTGCCGCAACCGACGTTGAACCCGCCGCCGCAAACGCAAGAACCGCCGCCGCCGATCGCGCTGCGGATCGATGCGACCGGCCAGGTGTTCTGGAACAACAACCCCACGCCGTTGACGGCGATCCAGGGGATGATGAACGAGACGGTTCAACGCGATCCCACGAACCAACCTCTGCTAGAAATCGACACCAACGACGATGCCGAATACGGCATTCTCGCCAAGGTGCTGGCTTACGCCAAAAACGCAGATATGAAAAAAATCGGTTTCGTCCAGAAGTAA
- a CDS encoding ExbD/TolR family protein: MAFSSGGDTGGPMATINVTPLVDVMLVLLIIFMITAPLMTHKVEIKLPDATLKKIEEAPKTPPITLAIQEDGHIYWNDEPVSAEQLESRLSVEAQKTPQPQLNVRGDKTTKYRTINNVVTVAQKQGMRKVGFVAIKER; the protein is encoded by the coding sequence ATGGCCTTTAGTTCAGGCGGCGACACCGGCGGCCCCATGGCCACAATCAACGTCACGCCCCTCGTGGACGTGATGCTGGTGCTGTTGATCATCTTCATGATCACGGCGCCGTTGATGACGCATAAGGTCGAGATCAAACTGCCCGATGCCACGCTGAAGAAGATCGAGGAAGCGCCGAAGACGCCGCCGATCACCTTGGCGATCCAGGAAGATGGCCACATCTACTGGAACGACGAGCCCGTGTCGGCGGAGCAGCTGGAAAGCCGGTTGTCGGTCGAAGCGCAGAAGACCCCGCAGCCGCAGCTCAATGTTCGCGGCGACAAGACCACGAAGTACCGCACCATCAACAACGTGGTGACCGTCGCGCAGAAGCAAGGCATGCGCAAGGTCGGTTTCGTCGCGATCAAAGAACGTTAA
- a CDS encoding ExbD/TolR family protein encodes MAGSAFSASTYSGNAPVAEINVTPLVDVMLVLLIIFMVTAPALTGNLNLSLPYPNPDVIRTPPKVVLMVQQDGSFDLDGQRLTTTQLPAALAAVVHANPDTVVEVGANADADYQGFTHALSAAKESGVRNISTR; translated from the coding sequence ATGGCCGGCTCCGCGTTCTCCGCATCCACCTATTCGGGCAACGCGCCCGTCGCCGAAATCAACGTCACGCCGCTGGTCGATGTGATGCTGGTCTTGCTGATCATCTTCATGGTCACCGCGCCCGCGTTGACCGGCAATCTCAACCTGTCCCTGCCCTACCCCAATCCGGACGTGATCCGGACACCGCCCAAGGTCGTGTTGATGGTGCAGCAGGACGGCAGCTTCGATCTCGACGGCCAGCGCCTGACCACGACGCAACTGCCGGCCGCGCTCGCCGCCGTCGTCCATGCGAACCCGGACACGGTCGTGGAAGTCGGCGCCAACGCCGATGCCGATTACCAGGGGTTCACTCACGCCCTGTCGGCGGCGAAGGAAAGCGGCGTGCGGAATATTTCTACGCGTTGA
- a CDS encoding M48 family metallopeptidase, whose product MKRLVLGLSIASLVAACATTTSPTGRTQHVGAISKAQLDQMGAQAFEETKSKERLSTDARQNAYVRCVVNSITGQLPPGWQSNWEVAVFVDSSPNAFALPGGKVGVNTGIFTVAKNQDQLAAVISHEIGHVVSRHHDERITRQMGSQAALNILGTLMGARYGDGAASATSQLGGAALQTAFLLPGSRTQESEADVVGQRLMAQAGYDPRQAVNLWQNMISASSSRPPQWLSTHPDPQSRIHELNARAGSLIPVYEQARAAGRTPKCG is encoded by the coding sequence ATGAAACGTCTTGTGCTGGGGCTGTCGATCGCATCCCTGGTCGCCGCCTGCGCCACCACCACCTCGCCCACCGGGCGCACTCAGCATGTCGGCGCGATCTCGAAAGCGCAGCTCGACCAGATGGGCGCGCAGGCGTTCGAGGAGACCAAGAGCAAAGAGCGGCTGAGCACCGACGCTCGCCAGAACGCCTATGTGCGCTGCGTGGTCAATTCGATCACAGGGCAGCTGCCGCCGGGCTGGCAATCCAACTGGGAAGTGGCGGTTTTCGTCGATTCTTCGCCCAACGCCTTTGCCCTGCCGGGCGGGAAGGTTGGCGTAAACACGGGAATTTTCACGGTCGCGAAGAATCAGGACCAACTTGCGGCGGTGATTTCGCATGAAATCGGCCACGTGGTTTCGCGTCATCACGATGAGCGCATCACCCGCCAGATGGGCAGTCAGGCCGCGTTGAACATCCTGGGCACCTTGATGGGCGCGCGCTACGGCGACGGCGCCGCCAGCGCGACCAGTCAGCTCGGCGGAGCGGCGCTGCAGACCGCGTTCCTGCTGCCGGGCTCGCGCACCCAGGAAAGCGAGGCCGACGTGGTCGGCCAGCGCCTGATGGCGCAGGCCGGCTACGACCCGCGGCAGGCGGTGAACCTGTGGCAGAACATGATTTCCGCCAGCAGTTCGCGGCCGCCGCAATGGCTGTCCACCCACCCCGATCCGCAGTCGCGCATCCACGAGTTGAACGCCCGCGCCGGGTCGCTGATTCCGGTTTACGAACAGGCCCGTGCGGCCGGCCGTACGCCCAAGTGTGGATGA
- a CDS encoding CPBP family intramembrane glutamic endopeptidase produces MFAAVGGFFLDLSLAIALLAGLSLLGVAAVGFAQGLRGIDSAQIALDPLLLVVVSLVATAISALFVYYFRRNANPVERAESWRALWHRSSWGWIAFALIACSGYSAVVSAFAQEMGIDITPTNQVLGEIIRTHPRSLLIFAVLIAPAYEELLFRRVLFGRLWAAGRPWLGVALSSAAFALVHEPPGLGVSSGWGMLLLWSVYALMGALFAWIYRRTGSLWTAYLAHAGNNLIACLALLA; encoded by the coding sequence TTGTTCGCCGCTGTTGGCGGATTCTTCCTCGACCTGTCGCTGGCGATCGCATTGCTCGCCGGTCTGTCGCTGCTTGGCGTGGCCGCGGTCGGCTTCGCGCAGGGATTGCGCGGCATCGATTCTGCGCAAATCGCGCTCGATCCCCTGCTTTTGGTCGTCGTCAGCCTGGTCGCGACCGCGATCAGCGCCTTGTTCGTCTACTACTTTCGTCGAAATGCGAACCCGGTCGAACGGGCCGAATCGTGGCGCGCGTTGTGGCATCGATCGAGCTGGGGATGGATCGCTTTCGCGTTGATCGCATGCAGCGGCTACAGCGCCGTTGTCAGCGCGTTCGCGCAAGAAATGGGGATCGACATCACCCCGACCAATCAGGTGCTCGGCGAAATCATCCGCACGCATCCGCGCTCGCTGCTGATCTTCGCGGTGCTGATCGCGCCGGCCTACGAAGAACTCTTGTTCCGTCGTGTGCTGTTCGGCCGTCTGTGGGCCGCCGGACGGCCGTGGCTGGGCGTGGCGCTGAGTTCGGCCGCCTTCGCGCTGGTCCACGAACCGCCGGGCCTGGGCGTCAGCAGCGGCTGGGGCATGTTGCTGCTGTGGTCGGTGTACGCGCTGATGGGCGCGTTGTTCGCCTGGATCTACCGCCGCACCGGCAGCTTGTGGACGGCGTATCTGGCCCACGCCGGCAACAATCTGATCGCCTGTCTGGCCCTGCTCGCCTGA
- a CDS encoding cysteine hydrolase family protein, producing the protein MASALLVIDVQRGLFDTRPPPAEADAVIARINALAERARAAGAAVIFVQHEAAGTPLQHGGERWALDPRLQVRDGDRYVRKTTPDSFLRTDLQAQLQALGVDRLVVAGYASEFCVDTSVRRAAALGYPVTVAADAHTTHDKPHADAAFIRAHHNLTLADVTSFGPAIRAQAAEAIDFAR; encoded by the coding sequence ATGGCATCGGCATTGTTGGTGATCGACGTGCAGCGCGGCCTGTTCGACACCCGGCCGCCGCCGGCCGAGGCCGACGCGGTGATCGCGCGCATCAACGCCCTGGCCGAACGCGCCCGCGCCGCCGGCGCCGCGGTGATCTTCGTGCAGCACGAAGCCGCGGGCACGCCGTTGCAGCACGGCGGCGAACGCTGGGCGCTGGACCCGCGCCTGCAGGTCCGCGACGGCGACCGCTACGTGCGCAAGACCACGCCCGACTCGTTCCTGCGCACCGATCTGCAGGCGCAGTTGCAGGCCCTGGGCGTGGATCGCCTGGTGGTGGCCGGCTACGCCAGCGAATTCTGCGTCGACACCAGCGTGCGCCGCGCCGCCGCGTTGGGCTATCCGGTGACCGTGGCGGCCGACGCGCACACCACCCACGACAAGCCGCACGCCGATGCGGCCTTCATCCGCGCCCATCACAATCTGACCTTGGCCGATGTCACCAGCTTCGGCCCGGCCATTCGCGCGCAGGCGGCCGAGGCGATCGATTTCGCCCGCTGA
- a CDS encoding pyridoxine 5'-phosphate synthase yields MTALSVNVNKIAVLRNSRGGGEPDVLRAARTCLDAGAHGITVHPRPDARHIRDYDVFALAELAHARGVEFNIEGNPFAPPRPGYPGLFELCRRTSPAQATLVPDGDDQLTSDHGFDFERDAERLRPRIAELRELGCRVSVFADADRDGIERAAELGAQRVELYTGPYAEAFAAGRTDDALALFAGAARRAQAVGLGVNAGHDLSQANLGAFLRGVPQVLEVSIGHALISEALYAGLDATVRAYVEVIAKAR; encoded by the coding sequence ATGACCGCCCTGAGTGTCAACGTCAACAAGATCGCGGTGCTGCGCAACTCGCGCGGCGGCGGCGAACCCGATGTGCTGCGCGCCGCGCGCACTTGCCTGGACGCCGGCGCGCACGGCATCACCGTGCATCCGCGGCCCGACGCGCGGCATATCCGCGATTACGACGTGTTCGCCCTGGCCGAACTCGCACACGCGCGCGGAGTCGAGTTCAACATCGAAGGCAATCCGTTCGCGCCACCGCGGCCGGGTTATCCGGGCTTGTTCGAACTGTGTCGACGCACTTCGCCGGCGCAAGCCACCTTGGTGCCGGACGGCGACGATCAGCTCACCTCGGATCATGGTTTCGATTTCGAACGCGACGCCGAACGGCTGCGTCCGCGCATCGCCGAACTGCGCGAACTGGGCTGCCGCGTCAGCGTGTTCGCCGATGCCGATCGCGACGGCATCGAACGCGCCGCTGAGCTTGGCGCACAACGCGTCGAGCTTTATACCGGGCCGTACGCGGAAGCTTTCGCCGCAGGCCGGACGGACGACGCGCTGGCATTGTTCGCTGGTGCGGCGCGTCGTGCGCAGGCGGTGGGTCTGGGCGTCAATGCCGGACACGATTTGAGCCAGGCCAATCTCGGTGCGTTTCTGCGCGGTGTGCCGCAGGTGCTTGAGGTGTCGATCGGGCACGCGTTGATCAGCGAGGCTTTGTACGCGGGCCTGGATGCGACGGTGCGGGCGTATGTCGAGGTGATCGCCAAGGCGCGTTGA
- a CDS encoding MotA/TolQ/ExbB proton channel family protein gives MLQQTTTAAAGGSNAEALQQMSFMHLAQNFDFVGWVVFITLLLMSVLSVYWIVINFVKNLRLRGSSDRVVSTFWETPNAQDAIRYMEEQSRSEPFSKIALDAAQAAAHHQRHEGSRLVESLNRSEFVDRALRQAVTRESSRLEAGLTVLATVGSTAPFVGLLGTVWGIYHALLRLGASGESSIQAVAGPVGEALIMTAIGLFVAIPAVLAYNFFVRLNRVTNNKFDTFAHDLHDFFATGSRVGEVGGKR, from the coding sequence ATGCTGCAGCAAACCACTACCGCCGCCGCTGGAGGCTCCAACGCAGAAGCGCTCCAGCAGATGAGCTTCATGCATCTGGCGCAGAACTTCGATTTCGTGGGCTGGGTCGTGTTCATCACGCTCCTGCTGATGTCGGTTCTGTCGGTGTACTGGATCGTCATCAATTTCGTTAAGAACCTGCGCCTGCGCGGCTCTTCGGACCGCGTCGTCAGCACGTTCTGGGAAACCCCGAACGCCCAGGACGCCATCCGTTACATGGAAGAGCAGTCGCGCAGCGAGCCGTTCTCGAAGATCGCGCTCGATGCCGCTCAGGCCGCCGCTCACCACCAGCGCCACGAAGGTTCGCGCCTGGTCGAGTCGCTGAACCGCTCGGAGTTCGTTGATCGCGCCCTGCGTCAGGCCGTGACCCGCGAAAGCTCGCGTCTGGAAGCCGGTCTGACCGTGCTCGCCACCGTCGGTTCGACCGCTCCGTTCGTCGGTCTGCTCGGCACCGTGTGGGGCATCTACCACGCCCTGCTGCGCCTGGGCGCCAGCGGCGAGTCCTCGATTCAGGCCGTGGCCGGCCCGGTCGGTGAAGCGCTGATCATGACCGCCATCGGTCTGTTCGTCGCCATCCCGGCGGTGCTCGCATACAACTTCTTCGTGCGCCTGAACCGCGTCACGAACAACAAGTTCGACACCTTCGCGCACGACCTGCACGACTTCTTCGCTACCGGCTCGCGCGTCGGCGAAGTCGGCGGCAAGCGTTAA